The Allochromatium tepidum genome has a window encoding:
- a CDS encoding DUF2281 domain-containing protein: protein MTILEQIHLHTQRLPPNIQREVLDFIEFLETRHTQSSPSASHAGAPASCLELAQNGGLVGCLQDAPADLSTNPRHLQDYGV from the coding sequence ATGACCATCCTAGAGCAAATCCACCTTCACACCCAACGCCTCCCCCCGAACATACAGCGCGAGGTGCTGGACTTCATCGAGTTCCTCGAAACCCGCCATACTCAGTCCAGCCCATCAGCCAGCCACGCTGGTGCCCCAGCCTCCTGCCTGGAACTGGCTCAGAACGGCGGCTTGGTCGGATGTCTCCAAGACGCACCGGCGGATTTGTCCACAAACCCGCGCCATCTCCAGGACTACGGCGTATGA
- a CDS encoding energy-coupling factor ABC transporter ATP-binding protein has protein sequence MTTPLIELQRVRFDYHDRTVLRELDFRLDPGDRVALIGSNGAGKTTLLHLLVGLKRPSAGRILAFGCERAGERDFHQVRARVGLLFQDSDDQLFCPTVLEDVAFGPLNLGRSPEQARTDALETLEHLGLADFAERITYRLSAGEKRLVALATVLAMRPEVLLLDEPTNGLDEATAERLIAHLDGLEQAMILVSHDWPFLARLATRAVRLVEGRLVDAILHSHAHAHRHSHPHSADELIGPHTGLEHRHPH, from the coding sequence ATGACGACGCCTCTGATCGAGCTGCAACGAGTCCGTTTCGACTATCACGACCGAACCGTCCTGCGCGAACTGGACTTCAGGCTCGATCCAGGCGATCGGGTCGCCCTGATCGGCTCCAACGGCGCGGGCAAGACGACGCTCCTGCATCTGCTGGTCGGACTCAAGCGTCCCAGTGCGGGCCGGATCCTCGCCTTCGGGTGCGAACGCGCCGGCGAGCGCGACTTCCACCAAGTACGAGCACGAGTCGGACTGCTGTTCCAGGACTCGGACGATCAGCTCTTTTGCCCGACGGTGCTGGAGGACGTCGCCTTCGGTCCCCTGAACCTGGGTCGCTCGCCCGAACAGGCGCGCACCGACGCCCTGGAGACGCTCGAACATCTGGGACTCGCCGACTTCGCCGAGCGCATCACCTACCGGTTGTCGGCGGGCGAGAAACGACTGGTCGCGCTCGCGACCGTGCTGGCGATGCGTCCCGAGGTGCTGCTGCTCGACGAGCCGACCAACGGCCTGGACGAGGCGACCGCCGAGCGGCTCATCGCCCATCTGGATGGACTGGAACAGGCCATGATCCTGGTCTCGCACGACTGGCCGTTCCTGGCGCGACTGGCGACACGGGCGGTCCGGCTCGTCGAGGGCCGGCTCGTGGACGCCATCCTGCACAGCCATGCCCATGCGCATCGACACAGCCATCCGCACTCAGCGGACGAACTGATCGGTCCACACACCGGCCTGGAACACAGACATCCGCACTGA
- a CDS encoding SPOR domain-containing protein yields MDKTETAQPDSSIQTAATTGTDGATDSAQATGGPERSTNAGEVLQRYLKAQATQISRIVASLNQYRQDVQKLEVSLIARIGDVDDDRRHAATRLQRTLQTQRDELDERLKRHGSLMAMLLLLFSLLVAGTLVSFLFKLNATQEAFETQMTDLRKTLEQIDASSRGEPDPQTRAQLDRLSAALAGISKSIERLSEEATTAPLDLDLHLEPEPRPASVKRAETAPEPEPESAPEPPPEPESAPDSSPQPQPEIPVSIEPESALEPASDSDAGTAPSAPTTTPSEPSGEGDGESATEPRTDLEQAADMPALDDSEPESGVQDALPDDAESAPSAEPEIDSMPDQGTVDPEPAPVPEATPAAETETGGTDTDGRKPRSLATDSVQVGDRPFTVQLIGFNSLEALERFAANHVLPVVYYYRQETYQGRPWFVLIHSLHETREAAEAVVARLPPGLANLNIWIRKLRADTELIEVRRLGS; encoded by the coding sequence ATGGACAAGACAGAGACGGCCCAGCCGGATTCATCGATCCAGACCGCCGCGACGACCGGCACGGACGGCGCCACCGATTCCGCCCAGGCCACGGGCGGTCCCGAGCGCTCCACGAATGCCGGCGAGGTGCTCCAGCGCTATCTCAAGGCGCAGGCCACCCAGATCTCCCGGATCGTGGCCAGTCTCAATCAGTACCGTCAGGACGTCCAGAAGCTCGAGGTCTCGCTGATCGCGCGCATCGGCGATGTCGACGACGACCGGCGTCACGCCGCCACGCGCCTGCAGCGCACGCTCCAGACCCAGCGCGACGAGCTCGATGAGCGACTGAAGCGCCATGGCTCACTCATGGCGATGCTGCTCCTGCTGTTCAGCCTCCTGGTTGCGGGCACGCTGGTCTCCTTCCTGTTCAAGCTCAACGCCACGCAGGAGGCGTTCGAGACACAGATGACCGATTTGAGGAAGACCCTGGAACAGATCGACGCCTCGTCGCGGGGCGAACCCGATCCGCAGACACGCGCCCAACTCGATCGACTGTCGGCGGCCCTGGCCGGGATCTCCAAGTCCATCGAACGTCTCAGCGAGGAGGCCACGACAGCCCCGTTGGATCTCGACCTGCACCTCGAGCCCGAACCTCGGCCCGCCTCGGTGAAGCGAGCCGAGACAGCGCCGGAACCCGAGCCTGAATCCGCACCTGAACCGCCCCCCGAGCCGGAATCGGCACCAGACTCATCCCCTCAGCCTCAGCCGGAGATCCCGGTCTCCATAGAGCCGGAATCTGCGCTGGAGCCCGCGTCCGACTCCGACGCTGGAACCGCGCCATCGGCGCCGACCACGACTCCAAGCGAACCGTCCGGCGAAGGCGACGGCGAATCCGCAACCGAACCCCGGACCGACCTGGAACAGGCCGCCGATATGCCCGCGCTCGACGACTCCGAGCCGGAGTCCGGCGTACAGGACGCGCTACCGGACGATGCCGAATCGGCTCCGTCCGCCGAGCCGGAGATCGACTCCATGCCGGATCAGGGAACCGTCGATCCCGAACCGGCGCCGGTCCCGGAGGCTACGCCCGCCGCCGAGACGGAGACCGGAGGCACGGACACGGACGGCCGGAAACCCCGCTCGCTCGCAACCGATTCGGTCCAGGTCGGAGATCGGCCCTTCACGGTGCAGTTGATCGGTTTTAACAGCCTGGAAGCCCTCGAACGCTTCGCTGCGAACCATGTCCTGCCGGTGGTCTATTACTATCGTCAGGAGACCTATCAGGGGCGCCCCTGGTTCGTCCTGATCCACAGTCTGCACGAGACCCGAGAAGCGGCTGAGGCCGTCGTCGCCAGATTGCCGCCTGGACTGGCCAATCTGAACATCTGGATTCGCAAGCTCAGGGCAGACACGGAACTCATCGAGGTCCGGCGACTCGGAAGCTGA
- a CDS encoding DUF4198 domain-containing protein — MRHLSPLRRLAWLTLFGTLGAQAHFQELIPSMDLVTDPSASEITLDLTFTHPMERGPAMAMGRPVQFGVLTPAGREDLLASLTPRTQDDQPAYSARYRIRQPGDHVFFVEPAPYWEAAEGLMIVHYTKVVVDGFGGGEGWDAEVGFPVEITPLTRPYGLWTGNLFRGVVKRNGRPVPFAEVEVEWRNDGSVTAPADAFVTQVVKADAQGVFAYAMPRAGWWGFAALLEGERPMKNPEGEEVPVEAGALIWVHTRDMK; from the coding sequence ATGCGACACCTCAGTCCGCTCCGCCGTCTCGCATGGCTCACGCTCTTCGGCACCCTGGGTGCTCAGGCCCATTTCCAGGAGCTCATTCCGTCCATGGATCTGGTGACGGATCCGAGCGCGAGCGAAATCACCCTGGATCTGACCTTCACCCATCCGATGGAACGCGGCCCGGCCATGGCCATGGGCCGGCCGGTCCAGTTCGGCGTCCTGACGCCGGCCGGGCGCGAGGATCTGCTGGCGAGCCTGACGCCACGCACCCAGGACGACCAACCGGCCTATAGTGCGCGCTACCGGATCCGGCAACCCGGCGATCATGTCTTCTTCGTCGAACCCGCCCCGTATTGGGAAGCGGCGGAAGGACTCATGATCGTGCATTACACCAAGGTCGTGGTCGACGGCTTCGGCGGCGGCGAGGGCTGGGACGCCGAGGTCGGCTTCCCGGTCGAGATCACGCCCCTGACCCGGCCCTATGGGCTCTGGACCGGCAATCTCTTCCGCGGTGTCGTCAAGCGCAACGGCCGGCCCGTACCCTTCGCCGAGGTCGAGGTCGAGTGGCGTAACGACGGCTCAGTGACGGCCCCGGCCGATGCCTTCGTCACCCAGGTCGTCAAGGCCGATGCGCAGGGTGTCTTCGCCTATGCCATGCCGCGCGCGGGCTGGTGGGGCTTCGCCGCGCTGCTGGAAGGCGAACGGCCGATGAAGAATCCGGAGGGCGAGGAGGTTCCGGTCGAGGCCGGTGCGCTCATCTGGGTCCATACGCGCGACATGAAATAA
- the bioD gene encoding dethiobiotin synthase has product MSGFFITGTDTGCGKTEITLGLMAALQARGHRVLGMKPVASGCNQHPQGLRNADAERIQAQGTFTVPYALVNPYAFARPIAPHLAAVEVGISIELDRIRAAHTELTRQADWVLVEGVGGWRVPLGPECFVGDIPRALDLPVILVVGLKLGCLNHALLTAESIRSSGPELAGWIANQVDPDMLALEANLETLQMLIQAPCLGVVPWMDAPDAQTIAACLPLDR; this is encoded by the coding sequence ATGAGCGGATTCTTCATCACAGGCACGGATACCGGCTGCGGCAAGACCGAGATCACGCTCGGACTCATGGCCGCCCTGCAGGCACGCGGACACCGGGTGCTGGGCATGAAGCCGGTCGCGAGCGGCTGCAATCAACATCCACAGGGACTGCGCAACGCGGATGCCGAGCGCATCCAGGCCCAGGGCACGTTCACAGTTCCCTATGCGCTCGTCAATCCCTATGCCTTCGCGCGACCGATCGCCCCGCATCTGGCCGCCGTAGAGGTCGGGATCTCGATCGAACTCGACCGCATCCGCGCGGCGCACACCGAGCTGACAAGACAGGCCGACTGGGTGCTGGTCGAGGGCGTCGGCGGCTGGCGCGTACCTCTGGGGCCTGAGTGCTTCGTCGGCGACATCCCGCGCGCGCTGGATCTGCCGGTGATCCTGGTGGTCGGACTCAAGCTCGGCTGTCTCAATCATGCCCTGCTGACGGCCGAGTCGATCCGGTCGAGCGGCCCGGAGCTGGCCGGCTGGATCGCCAATCAGGTCGACCCGGACATGCTCGCACTGGAAGCCAATCTGGAGACGCTCCAGATGCTGATTCAGGCCCCCTGTCTCGGTGTCGTCCCCTGGATGGACGCGCCGGATGCACAGACCATCGCCGCCTGTCTGCCGCTGGATCGCTGA
- a CDS encoding transposase: MAAIKEVLSDRPRCGAPGEFTPEKTGILQSMASRAAFLQDPPHRIRFVYTPKPCSRLNQVEIRFGILTRRLLKRGRFASTDDLKQRLLEFIDFFNQTLAKPFRRTYIGKPLME; the protein is encoded by the coding sequence GTGGCGGCGATCAAGGAGGTGCTGTCCGACCGCCCGCGTTGCGGCGCCCCGGGTGAGTTCACGCCTGAGAAAACCGGGATCCTCCAGAGCATGGCCTCCCGGGCCGCCTTTCTCCAGGATCCCCCCCATCGCATCCGCTTTGTTTATACCCCCAAGCCCTGTTCCCGGCTCAATCAGGTCGAGATCCGGTTCGGTATCCTCACCCGTCGGTTGCTCAAGCGCGGGCGCTTCGCCTCCACCGACGACCTCAAGCAACGGCTCCTTGAGTTCATCGATTTCTTCAACCAGACCCTCGCCAAGCCGTTTCGCCGGACCTACATCGGCAAGCCGCTGATGGAATAA
- the cbiM gene encoding cobalt transporter CbiM, translated as MAHIPDGVLTAPVLITGGLVSVGLLTVALRRLDYDHLPRAAVLSAAFFVSSLISVPLGPTSVHLLLNGLMGLLLGWTAVPAILVALALQAAFFGFGGPLVLGVNTLNMALPALVCAWVLAPALGRVRPARRAWIGFAAGFLGVMLTGGLVAATLALSGEPFRPAAQVLLLTYPPLALVEGLVTATIVGFLQRVAPERLSTGASTHV; from the coding sequence TTGGCCCATATCCCCGATGGCGTGCTCACGGCGCCCGTCCTGATCACCGGCGGGCTGGTGTCGGTCGGTCTGCTGACCGTGGCACTGCGCCGGCTCGACTATGATCATCTGCCCCGCGCCGCCGTGCTCTCGGCGGCGTTCTTCGTCTCCTCGCTCATCAGTGTCCCGCTCGGGCCGACCAGCGTCCATCTGCTGCTCAATGGGCTCATGGGACTGCTGCTCGGCTGGACGGCAGTGCCGGCGATCCTGGTCGCGCTCGCGCTCCAGGCGGCCTTCTTCGGCTTCGGCGGACCGCTGGTGCTGGGCGTCAATACCCTGAACATGGCGCTGCCGGCGCTCGTCTGCGCCTGGGTACTGGCTCCGGCGCTGGGGCGTGTGCGTCCGGCGCGTCGGGCCTGGATCGGCTTCGCGGCCGGCTTCCTGGGGGTGATGCTGACGGGTGGGCTGGTGGCCGCGACCCTGGCCCTGAGTGGCGAACCCTTCCGACCGGCGGCTCAGGTGCTGCTGTTGACCTATCCGCCACTGGCCCTGGTCGAGGGACTGGTGACGGCCACCATCGTCGGTTTTCTGCAACGGGTTGCGCCCGAGAGGCTGTCGACTGGAGCGAGCACGCATGTCTAG
- the bioC gene encoding malonyl-ACP O-methyltransferase BioC — translation MHPIDKTRARLSFERAAADYDRVAVLQREIADRMLGRLDYIRLAPQRILDLGAGTGYAIDPLARRYPKARVLALDFAHGMLLQARRRGSWRRRPLCVCADAESLPLADGAVDLIVSNAALQWCNDLERTFGECRRVLRPGGLLLFTTFGPDTLKELRTAWSQVDQHSHVSPFPDMHDIGDALVRARFADPVMDADRLTLTYDDVQGLMRDLKTLGARNATDARPRALTGRARLAALADAYETHRRDGRLPASYEVLYGHAWAPEPAEHRPAGGEVAIPVSAIGGRRRAVEP, via the coding sequence ATGCACCCGATCGACAAGACCCGCGCCCGGCTCAGCTTCGAACGCGCCGCCGCCGACTACGACCGCGTCGCCGTGCTCCAGCGCGAGATCGCCGACCGGATGCTCGGACGGCTCGACTACATTCGACTCGCGCCCCAACGGATTCTCGACCTCGGCGCCGGCACCGGCTACGCGATCGACCCGCTCGCCCGCCGCTATCCCAAGGCGCGCGTGCTGGCGCTGGACTTCGCCCACGGGATGCTGCTCCAGGCGCGCCGACGCGGAAGCTGGCGGCGTCGGCCGCTGTGCGTCTGCGCCGATGCCGAATCGCTGCCGCTGGCCGACGGCGCGGTGGATCTGATCGTCTCCAATGCCGCGCTCCAGTGGTGCAACGACCTCGAGCGCACCTTCGGCGAATGCCGACGGGTACTGCGTCCGGGCGGACTGCTGCTCTTCACCACCTTCGGCCCGGACACGCTCAAGGAACTGCGCACAGCCTGGAGTCAGGTCGACCAACACTCCCATGTCAGCCCCTTCCCGGACATGCACGACATCGGCGATGCCCTGGTGCGCGCGCGCTTCGCCGATCCGGTGATGGACGCCGATCGTCTGACCCTGACCTATGACGATGTCCAGGGTCTGATGCGCGATCTCAAGACACTCGGCGCACGCAATGCCACCGACGCCCGTCCACGCGCCCTGACCGGACGCGCGCGACTGGCCGCACTCGCCGACGCCTATGAGACCCACAGGCGCGACGGTCGCCTGCCGGCCAGCTATGAGGTGCTCTATGGGCACGCCTGGGCACCCGAGCCGGCCGAACACAGGCCGGCCGGCGGCGAAGTCGCCATCCCCGTCTCAGCCATCGGCGGACGCCGCCGGGCGGTCGAACCATGA
- a CDS encoding trypsin-like peptidase domain-containing protein, whose product MHALQWASLLLTGSLLAACATSPSSTGFDPTSLVKGVPIPGSQGYPTLAPLLRQVTPAVVNITVDSRIPREEHPFLNDPDFRHFLDRMGLPIPEIDPSERRRSQGSGVIVDAARGYVMTNEHLLKDATRIQVTLKDRRTFEARRLGSDSGSDLAILEIPPVAIRPLPLGDSDRLEVGDFVVAIGNPFGLGQTATLGIVSAVGRSGVGGSRLGKLIQTDASINPGNSGGPLVNLAGEVVGINTALIGPTGGNVGIGFAVPSNRARAALRAVTGQRGP is encoded by the coding sequence ATGCACGCGCTCCAGTGGGCGTCGCTGCTGCTGACCGGCTCGCTGCTCGCCGCCTGCGCGACCAGCCCCTCGTCGACGGGGTTCGATCCGACCAGTCTGGTCAAGGGCGTCCCGATCCCCGGCTCCCAGGGCTATCCCACGCTCGCGCCACTGCTGCGTCAGGTGACGCCGGCCGTCGTCAACATCACGGTCGACTCGCGCATCCCGCGCGAGGAACACCCCTTTCTCAACGATCCCGACTTCAGACACTTCCTCGACCGCATGGGGCTGCCCATCCCCGAGATCGATCCGTCCGAACGGCGTCGCAGTCAGGGCTCGGGCGTCATCGTCGACGCCGCGCGCGGCTATGTCATGACCAACGAGCATCTGCTCAAGGACGCCACGCGCATCCAGGTCACGCTCAAGGACAGGCGCACCTTCGAGGCCCGCCGCCTCGGCTCAGACAGCGGCTCGGACCTGGCCATCCTGGAGATCCCACCGGTCGCCATCCGTCCGCTTCCGCTCGGCGACTCGGACCGGCTCGAGGTCGGGGACTTCGTGGTCGCCATCGGCAATCCCTTCGGACTGGGCCAGACGGCCACACTGGGGATCGTCAGCGCGGTCGGGCGCAGTGGTGTCGGCGGCAGCCGGCTCGGCAAGCTGATCCAGACCGATGCCTCGATCAATCCGGGCAACTCCGGCGGTCCGCTCGTCAATCTGGCCGGCGAGGTCGTGGGCATCAATACCGCCCTGATCGGACCGACCGGCGGCAATGTCGGTATCGGCTTCGCCGTGCCCAGCAATCGTGCCCGCGCGGCGCTGCGTGCCGTGACCGGTCAACGCGGACCATGA
- a CDS encoding D-alanyl-D-alanine carboxypeptidase/D-alanyl-D-alanine-endopeptidase, with product MLSGVHQPNITAPMIAHRSSRLLLIAALWLGFAHTVLAQDPVAQVRSLPQASLLVKERGQDRIAYQAETARIPASTMKILTAYAALETWGRDHRFHTDVFQDASGRLWIKGSADPYLVSEELDRLVAALKRQGVRRVAGIGLDDSLFDPDVEIAGRSSSSNPYDAPVTALAANFNTLNLIREGERIRSAEPQTPLTATGERLGRSGPAGKQRINLREREIALRYFGELLAAKLRAAGIDVGDQQRIASTPSDAKRLLRHANSRTLAEMVAPMLKYSSNFVANALFLRLAAPDGQGRIGMAQAKRAMTDFAQRRFGWSGFKIDDGAGLSRANRLSARQLVELLDAFAPYRDLMPQQDDDPNVRAKTGTLRGISSYAGYVRRGGAWEPFALLIEQPVAYDLRRRVAGQLAR from the coding sequence ATGCTGTCCGGCGTCCATCAACCGAACATCACAGCTCCGATGATCGCCCATCGCTCTTCCCGGCTCCTACTCATCGCCGCGCTCTGGCTCGGTTTCGCGCACACGGTCCTGGCCCAGGATCCGGTCGCTCAGGTGCGCTCGCTCCCGCAGGCCAGTCTGCTGGTCAAGGAGCGCGGGCAGGACCGGATCGCCTATCAGGCCGAAACCGCGCGCATCCCGGCCTCGACCATGAAGATCCTGACCGCCTACGCGGCGCTGGAGACCTGGGGACGCGACCATCGCTTCCACACCGACGTCTTCCAGGACGCCTCCGGCCGGCTCTGGATCAAGGGGTCCGCCGATCCCTATCTGGTCTCCGAGGAACTCGACCGTCTGGTCGCGGCGCTCAAACGGCAGGGCGTGCGCCGGGTCGCCGGGATCGGTCTCGACGACAGCCTCTTCGATCCGGACGTCGAGATCGCCGGACGCTCGTCGTCGAGCAACCCCTACGACGCCCCGGTCACGGCCCTGGCGGCGAACTTCAACACCCTCAATCTGATCCGCGAGGGCGAGCGCATCCGCAGCGCCGAGCCGCAGACGCCCCTGACCGCCACCGGCGAACGTCTCGGCCGCTCGGGACCGGCCGGCAAGCAGCGCATCAACCTGCGCGAACGCGAGATCGCCCTGCGCTATTTCGGCGAACTGCTGGCCGCCAAACTCCGGGCCGCCGGCATCGACGTCGGCGACCAGCAACGGATCGCCTCCACGCCGAGCGACGCCAAGCGCCTCCTGCGCCACGCCAACAGCCGTACCCTGGCCGAAATGGTCGCGCCCATGCTCAAGTACTCCAGCAACTTCGTCGCCAACGCCCTCTTCCTGCGTCTGGCCGCGCCGGACGGACAGGGCCGGATCGGCATGGCCCAGGCCAAACGCGCCATGACCGACTTCGCCCAGCGCCGTTTCGGCTGGAGCGGATTTAAGATCGACGACGGCGCCGGCCTGTCGCGCGCCAACCGGCTGAGCGCGCGCCAGCTCGTCGAACTGCTCGACGCCTTCGCGCCCTATCGCGACCTGATGCCCCAGCAGGACGACGATCCCAATGTCCGCGCCAAGACCGGCACCCTGCGCGGCATCAGCAGCTATGCCGGCTATGTCCGGCGCGGCGGTGCCTGGGAACCGTTCGCCCTGCTCATCGAGCAACCCGTGGCCTATGACCTCAGACGCCGGGTCGCCGGCCAACTGGCGCGCTGA
- the cbiQ gene encoding cobalt ECF transporter T component CbiQ — protein MTAAPIPNLAGSGWMVARDPRLRVGAALAFALITVGLDHPGSTTTALGLALGLALAAGLKARDLVRRLPALEGFMLIVLLTLPFTTPGASWFELGPLRASTVGRDLALMILLKANAVVLALMALVGTLEPVALGQALGRLGVPDKLTHLLLMTVRQIHLIHAEFIRLRQAMRARAFVPRTDRHTWRAYGWLMGMLLVRSLARAERLMDAMRCRGFRGRLYRLDTPHWQPGDTLAALGLMTLLGALAWLDHGLGLPGV, from the coding sequence GTGACCGCTGCGCCCATCCCCAATCTCGCCGGTTCGGGTTGGATGGTCGCACGCGATCCGCGTCTGCGTGTCGGTGCGGCGCTCGCCTTCGCACTGATCACGGTCGGACTCGATCATCCCGGCAGCACGACGACGGCCCTGGGGCTGGCGCTCGGTCTGGCACTTGCCGCCGGACTGAAGGCACGCGATCTGGTCCGGCGTCTGCCGGCCCTGGAAGGCTTCATGCTCATCGTGCTGCTGACCCTGCCCTTCACCACGCCGGGTGCGTCCTGGTTCGAACTCGGCCCACTGCGCGCGAGCACGGTCGGGCGTGATCTGGCCCTGATGATCCTGCTCAAGGCCAATGCCGTGGTGCTCGCGCTCATGGCCCTGGTCGGGACGCTCGAACCCGTGGCGCTCGGTCAGGCACTGGGACGGCTCGGCGTGCCGGACAAGCTGACGCATCTGCTGTTGATGACGGTCCGCCAGATCCATCTCATCCACGCCGAGTTCATCCGGCTGCGTCAGGCCATGCGCGCACGCGCCTTCGTGCCGCGTACCGACCGTCACACCTGGCGCGCCTATGGCTGGCTGATGGGAATGTTGCTGGTGCGCAGTCTCGCGCGCGCCGAGCGTCTGATGGACGCCATGCGCTGTCGCGGCTTTCGGGGGCGGCTGTATCGGCTCGACACACCGCACTGGCAGCCGGGCGACACGCTCGCCGCGCTCGGTCTGATGACACTGCTGGGCGCTTTGGCTTGGCTGGATCACGGCTTGGGCCTGCCGGGCGTATGA